A single window of Anaerocolumna chitinilytica DNA harbors:
- a CDS encoding NACHT domain-containing protein, whose translation MMINIDFKSIRAYDGSQQNGFEELVCQLARLDPPQNAKSFIRKEGAGGDAGVECFWICTDGTELAWQAKYFTEALDTSQWSQIDESVQNAIQKHPNIRKYFICVPRDRTDSRRKNKKGEPVVTSLDTWNSYKEKWEKKAIERGNEIEFIYWGKSELVDILQKDDPIYTGKILYWFDAAVVTSEKFRSIAMNAKTCLGERFTPENHVELPVMKMLTCIDRASEWRGEIRNIVSEIYRCRKDIESITKCNVFKTEKEQTLIELIEKYDRFVNDIIEFKDNDALLSRISVYCDQIIVLTNILNDLSDFIYNINVKEPETRNDRADINRQINSINNVLYQYDELFKNEKLQAGKLRRLLITGEAGSGKSHLLCDFVLRRIDNALPTVFLLGEHYHGGDPIRFLAETLDLLNHSNSSVLGALETLGVTYKTNTLIVIDAINEGNYRRDWYSYIHKFILDLQSFEHIAVIFSCRNTYTDFIIPDVVLKNTPKIVHRGFEGFEKRAALKYLSKHDISIPAVPFLAPEFSNPLFLKITCKTLKDSGFKEFPKGLQGYNNLFGFYLDSIQDVVRRDKGVYRTDIVRSAVSEMVNKLYPDRLWGIPVNEAEKIINRYDSGNNGERTLFDILISEGLFSFDIDISRDGIKTEIIRFTYERFSDFAIANAIVANCKNEEEFQKLINEDLTLKAIIDDFQYWGIVKALGIAVPEKFHRELLDFLKFDKNNDWKYEQYLEGTFLDGILLRSKDSISDNSLNYLNKVRPTSFDNMALDTLLSLSTEPGHPWNADFLDKNLFKRLLAERDRLWTTYISTHDYSEGDGEKESPIRTIINWVNHENLGKVEHERLRLVAIVLLWTSSSSKRMLRQSAIKALAKVFSRIPYEISGFLSKYSGLNDSYVVNGLFAAAYGAIVNLPDKISVDEIVRSVIEHQFTENVKNPHLLTRDYARGIIEYAYNKKGYVIENIDEFRPPYKSTWPLENPLPSEIDALDVEHSSIKSSVQGFLNDFGNYIMNEVTDWTATNLSEPRPKTCYEFNVDFAESLPKELNNEYMEILNKRVVEEEARGLKTRTWINSLLGDKEDLLSLFQEGEDKLDDREMDFDNVDDREENSQEKFNEESCFDIFRNKIDEINREYLRWLCHEGVTDRNAKFDLEWAKRWVIKRAYTLGWTSKLFKEFERIYCGDAYRRNGGLIERIGKKYQWIAYYELLEHLSGNLYFNDRGYEDVDDSKFWGPWQINVREMDPTYWFEAKKDICYDDIVNRWWRPYYFNFDSEDLAEQKKWLCDEMSLPDFQKIICTVEPGTDIQWLTLRSFCDWKIKALIDDDKHGEPALWYRINTCIINQRDFNSYRTYLSGRWLGDPNIIYVPNTGNQRFWGEYPWHPSYDNIVDWLAYDNGPECKYHVPLYEYEFSTSRFDHMEDETSSFYMPSKKIIEEMGLTNNKENPGEWMKDNIAVFRDPSLDVNTQPCALFEKKAFCEWLNKNDYVLIWLIGGEKQLFSPHVTKFFGRLNYNYLYCMDGKGNINSDTWIEQEAPRGNR comes from the coding sequence ATGATGATTAATATTGATTTTAAGAGTATTAGAGCATATGATGGCAGCCAACAAAACGGTTTTGAAGAATTAGTATGCCAACTTGCAAGATTGGATCCACCCCAAAATGCAAAATCCTTTATTAGAAAAGAAGGAGCTGGAGGAGATGCAGGTGTAGAATGCTTTTGGATCTGTACTGATGGAACAGAATTGGCATGGCAGGCAAAATATTTTACCGAAGCATTGGATACGAGTCAGTGGAGCCAAATTGATGAATCCGTACAGAATGCGATACAGAAGCACCCTAATATAAGAAAATACTTTATATGTGTGCCAAGAGATAGAACAGATAGCAGAAGAAAGAATAAGAAGGGTGAACCAGTGGTAACTTCACTGGACACATGGAATTCATATAAGGAAAAGTGGGAAAAGAAAGCTATTGAAAGGGGAAATGAAATAGAATTTATATATTGGGGGAAGAGCGAGTTAGTTGATATTCTTCAGAAAGATGATCCTATATATACTGGTAAGATACTCTATTGGTTTGATGCAGCGGTGGTTACAAGTGAAAAATTTAGAAGTATCGCTATGAATGCTAAAACATGTTTAGGAGAGCGTTTCACCCCTGAAAATCACGTAGAACTTCCGGTTATGAAGATGCTTACATGTATTGATAGAGCATCCGAATGGAGAGGTGAAATTAGAAACATTGTCTCTGAAATCTATCGCTGTAGAAAAGACATTGAGTCAATAACTAAGTGCAATGTGTTTAAGACTGAAAAGGAGCAAACTCTCATAGAGCTCATAGAAAAATATGATAGATTTGTTAATGATATAATAGAATTTAAAGATAATGATGCTTTGCTTTCTCGCATTTCAGTGTATTGCGACCAAATTATAGTGTTAACTAATATCTTAAATGATTTAAGTGACTTTATTTATAATATAAATGTTAAGGAACCAGAGACACGAAATGATAGGGCTGATATCAATCGTCAAATTAATAGTATTAACAACGTTCTCTATCAATACGATGAGTTATTTAAAAACGAGAAACTTCAAGCGGGAAAATTGAGACGTTTATTAATAACTGGAGAAGCAGGTAGTGGGAAGTCACATCTATTATGTGATTTTGTATTGAGGAGAATAGATAATGCATTACCTACAGTTTTTTTGTTAGGGGAGCATTATCATGGCGGTGATCCAATTCGTTTTCTAGCTGAAACATTAGATTTGTTAAATCATAGTAATTCGAGTGTTCTAGGTGCCTTGGAAACGTTAGGTGTGACATATAAAACCAATACCCTTATTGTAATTGACGCAATTAATGAAGGGAATTATAGAAGAGACTGGTATTCTTACATACATAAATTTATTTTAGATCTTCAGTCATTTGAACATATTGCGGTTATTTTCAGTTGCCGTAATACTTATACAGATTTTATTATCCCGGATGTAGTTTTAAAAAACACCCCTAAAATAGTACACAGAGGTTTTGAAGGATTTGAAAAAAGAGCTGCTTTAAAATATTTAAGTAAGCATGATATCAGTATACCTGCAGTCCCTTTTCTGGCTCCAGAATTTAGCAACCCACTTTTTCTTAAAATAACTTGTAAGACGCTGAAGGATAGTGGATTTAAAGAATTTCCCAAAGGTCTGCAAGGGTATAATAATCTGTTTGGATTCTATCTTGACAGCATTCAAGATGTGGTAAGAAGGGATAAAGGAGTATATAGAACAGATATAGTTCGAAGTGCAGTATCTGAAATGGTGAATAAACTTTATCCAGATAGGCTTTGGGGCATCCCTGTTAATGAAGCAGAAAAGATAATCAATCGATATGACAGCGGAAACAATGGAGAGCGGACCTTATTTGATATTTTAATTAGTGAGGGACTTTTTTCATTTGATATTGATATAAGTAGAGATGGGATTAAGACTGAAATAATAAGATTTACGTATGAGAGATTTAGTGATTTTGCGATTGCCAATGCTATTGTTGCAAACTGTAAGAATGAAGAAGAATTTCAAAAACTAATAAATGAGGATCTAACTCTTAAAGCTATAATTGATGATTTTCAATATTGGGGAATTGTAAAAGCTCTTGGCATTGCTGTCCCTGAAAAATTTCATCGAGAGCTACTTGATTTTTTGAAATTTGATAAAAATAATGATTGGAAATACGAGCAATATTTGGAGGGTACATTTCTTGATGGAATATTATTACGTTCAAAAGATTCGATTAGTGATAACTCCTTAAATTATTTAAATAAAGTGCGTCCTACCTCTTTTGATAACATGGCATTGGATACATTATTATCACTATCGACTGAACCTGGGCACCCTTGGAATGCAGATTTTCTGGATAAAAACTTATTTAAACGATTATTAGCAGAACGGGATCGTCTTTGGACTACATATATATCTACACATGATTATTCAGAAGGTGATGGTGAGAAAGAGTCGCCAATCAGGACAATTATTAATTGGGTTAATCATGAAAATCTGGGGAAAGTAGAGCATGAGCGTCTGCGTTTGGTTGCGATTGTGTTACTTTGGACAAGTTCATCTTCGAAGCGAATGTTGAGACAGTCAGCAATAAAAGCACTAGCAAAAGTTTTTTCACGAATACCTTATGAGATTTCTGGTTTTCTTAGTAAATATTCCGGATTAAATGATTCATATGTAGTAAATGGCCTATTTGCAGCAGCATATGGAGCAATAGTAAATTTGCCGGATAAGATTAGTGTTGACGAGATTGTTAGAAGTGTAATTGAACATCAATTTACTGAGAATGTTAAAAATCCGCATTTGTTGACTCGGGATTATGCCAGAGGTATTATTGAATATGCTTATAATAAAAAGGGGTATGTGATTGAGAATATTGATGAATTTCGTCCACCATATAAAAGTACCTGGCCGTTGGAGAACCCATTACCTTCTGAAATCGATGCATTGGATGTAGAGCATTCTTCAATAAAAAGCTCAGTTCAAGGGTTTTTAAATGATTTTGGAAATTATATCATGAACGAGGTTACGGACTGGACAGCAACCAATCTGTCAGAGCCTAGACCAAAGACATGCTATGAGTTTAATGTTGATTTTGCTGAAAGCCTCCCAAAGGAACTAAACAATGAGTATATGGAAATTTTGAATAAAAGAGTAGTAGAGGAAGAGGCCAGGGGGCTAAAAACAAGAACATGGATAAATAGCCTGCTCGGAGATAAAGAGGATTTGTTAAGTTTATTTCAGGAAGGTGAAGACAAATTAGATGATCGAGAGATGGATTTTGATAATGTGGATGATCGTGAGGAAAATTCTCAAGAAAAATTCAATGAAGAATCCTGCTTTGACATATTTCGTAATAAAATTGACGAAATAAATCGAGAATATTTAAGATGGCTATGCCATGAAGGTGTTACAGATCGTAATGCAAAATTTGATTTGGAATGGGCTAAACGATGGGTGATAAAGAGAGCTTATACATTAGGTTGGACCTCGAAATTGTTTAAAGAATTTGAAAGAATTTATTGTGGGGACGCATATAGAAGAAATGGGGGACTAATAGAAAGGATCGGGAAGAAATATCAATGGATTGCTTACTATGAATTGTTAGAACATTTATCAGGTAACTTATACTTTAATGATAGAGGTTACGAAGATGTCGATGATAGTAAGTTTTGGGGACCATGGCAGATTAATGTCAGGGAAATGGACCCTACTTATTGGTTTGAAGCTAAAAAGGATATTTGTTATGATGATATAGTAAATCGTTGGTGGCGACCATACTATTTTAATTTTGATTCTGAAGATTTAGCAGAGCAAAAAAAGTGGCTATGTGATGAAATGTCATTGCCTGACTTCCAGAAGATAATTTGTACAGTCGAGCCGGGAACAGATATCCAATGGTTAACCTTACGTTCTTTTTGTGATTGGAAAATAAAAGCTTTAATTGATGATGATAAACACGGCGAACCTGCACTATGGTATAGAATCAATACTTGTATAATCAATCAGCGAGATTTTAATTCATATAGGACTTATTTGTCCGGAAGATGGTTGGGGGATCCAAATATAATTTATGTTCCAAATACAGGTAATCAACGGTTTTGGGGAGAGTATCCGTGGCATCCAAGCTATGATAATATAGTTGATTGGTTGGCATATGATAATGGTCCGGAATGTAAATATCATGTTCCGCTATATGAGTATGAGTTTTCAACAAGTAGATTTGATCACATGGAAGATGAAACATCATCATTTTATATGCCATCCAAAAAGATTATTGAAGAAATGGGGCTGACTAACAATAAAGAAAATCCTGGAGAATGGATGAAGGATAATATCGCTGTTTTTAGAGATCCAAGTCTGGATGTTAATACTCAGCCATGTGCCTTGTTTGAAAAGAAAGCTTTTTGTGAATGGCTAAATAAAAACGACTATGTATTAATATGGCTTATTGGCGGAGAAAAACAGTTATTCTCTCCACATGTTACGAAATTCTTTGGACGTTTGAATTATAATTATTTATATTGTATGGATGGCAAAGGAAATATTAATAGTGACACATGGATCGAACAGGAGGCACCGCGTGGAAATCGATGA
- a CDS encoding toll/interleukin-1 receptor domain-containing protein, with protein sequence MILQEDTIPKVFISYSWSSDVQVLELAQRLVSHGINVVIDKWDLKEGQDKYAFMERCVNESEITKVLIICDKAYAQKANNRTGGVGDETVIISSEIYGNIKQEKFIPVIAEKDEEGKPYVPTYIKTRIYIDLSDPDTYEEEYEKLLRNVYEKPQFMRPKLGKRPEWIDEEKTDFFPLKDLIRQIRGSNTDNKRKNCISRFQSAYIEVLKVYFEKGAAPERMYEIFLNTKPIRDIFLDFVEVIAETESDYAEILAECFEAMYNQLTCIKTFDPNAGSVSDNDLDVFKNHVWELFICVIAFMRHVKDYMAINVILTYTYFLETSVFGGSIKQNNYTAFRHHSHVVEECYKPKTEMKNKYTLMGDTICNQREKLPIYSGEAIAEADLFLYQVCNAYDLADSEQSWHCAYWFPTCYVYTKSMPIEWGKMKSRRYCEKMMILFGVDSLDDLKAVVRKCAFDDKMKYSGSWDAAPAILNCIKVEDIGTLS encoded by the coding sequence ATGATATTGCAGGAAGACACAATACCCAAGGTTTTCATTTCATACTCTTGGAGTAGTGATGTACAGGTGCTAGAATTGGCTCAGCGCTTAGTTTCTCATGGAATTAATGTTGTTATTGATAAATGGGATTTAAAAGAAGGTCAGGACAAGTATGCATTTATGGAACGCTGTGTTAATGAGTCTGAGATTACAAAGGTTCTTATTATCTGTGACAAAGCATATGCTCAAAAGGCTAATAATCGTACCGGAGGAGTAGGAGATGAGACTGTAATTATTTCTAGCGAAATCTACGGGAATATAAAGCAAGAAAAATTTATTCCCGTTATTGCAGAAAAGGATGAAGAAGGAAAACCATATGTTCCAACATATATAAAGACAAGGATATACATTGATCTTTCTGATCCTGATACATATGAGGAGGAATATGAAAAACTTCTTCGGAATGTTTATGAAAAACCGCAATTCATGAGACCAAAGTTAGGAAAAAGACCGGAATGGATTGATGAGGAAAAAACAGATTTTTTTCCGTTAAAGGATTTGATTCGTCAAATACGTGGAAGTAATACGGACAATAAACGGAAAAATTGTATATCCAGGTTTCAATCTGCTTACATTGAAGTTTTGAAGGTATATTTTGAAAAAGGTGCTGCACCTGAACGAATGTACGAAATATTTTTAAATACCAAGCCAATTAGGGATATTTTTTTGGATTTTGTGGAGGTGATTGCAGAGACAGAGTCAGATTATGCAGAGATATTAGCTGAGTGTTTTGAAGCGATGTATAACCAGTTGACCTGTATCAAAACATTTGATCCAAATGCGGGTTCAGTTTCTGATAATGACTTGGATGTATTTAAAAATCATGTGTGGGAATTATTTATTTGTGTTATTGCGTTTATGCGTCATGTTAAAGATTATATGGCGATAAATGTAATTCTTACATATACATATTTTCTAGAAACAAGCGTATTTGGAGGTAGCATCAAGCAGAATAATTATACGGCTTTTAGGCATCATAGTCATGTTGTTGAGGAGTGTTATAAGCCAAAAACGGAAATGAAGAATAAATATACTCTTATGGGTGATACCATTTGCAATCAGCGAGAAAAACTTCCAATTTATTCAGGAGAGGCAATTGCAGAGGCAGACTTGTTTCTCTATCAGGTTTGTAATGCATATGATTTAGCAGATAGTGAACAAAGCTGGCATTGCGCTTATTGGTTCCCAACGTGCTATGTTTATACTAAGAGTATGCCTATTGAATGGGGCAAAATGAAATCTCGTAGATATTGCGAAAAAATGATGATATTGTTCGGAGTAGATAGTCTCGATGATTTAAAAGCAGTTGTCAGAAAATGTGCATTTGATGACAAGATGAAGTATTCTGGCAGTTGGGACGCAGCACCGGCAATATTAAATTGTATTAAGGTTGAAGATATAGGTACGCTAAGCTGA
- a CDS encoding helix-turn-helix domain-containing protein produces MHRRIRNLRIHLKLTQKQFADKLGVSHAYISKIENRKTPITNNFLVNLADTFNIDIAQLKNETPSISESSENISITVKNSIINFLESVDDQLFNSLVYDLTKLISVINPQESLYHKLTSYKNELEAEKRGLIFIALQDIKGIRSCDLKVRLAFLPNKNINATYKTVLIS; encoded by the coding sequence ATGCACAGAAGAATAAGGAACTTAAGAATTCATTTAAAACTTACTCAAAAGCAATTTGCTGATAAACTTGGTGTCAGCCATGCTTACATTTCCAAAATTGAAAACCGCAAGACTCCTATTACAAATAATTTCTTAGTAAATTTGGCTGATACTTTTAATATTGATATTGCTCAGCTTAAAAATGAAACCCCTAGCATATCTGAGTCTAGTGAAAACATTTCTATTACTGTTAAAAATTCTATTATCAATTTTCTGGAATCCGTCGATGATCAATTATTCAATAGTCTAGTTTATGATTTAACTAAATTGATTTCAGTTATTAATCCTCAGGAATCTCTTTATCACAAACTAACCTCATATAAAAACGAGTTGGAAGCTGAAAAAAGGGGACTAATATTTATAGCTTTACAAGATATAAAAGGCATAAGAAGTTGTGATTTGAAAGTAAGATTAGCGTTTTTACCTAACAAAAACATTAACGCCACCTACAAGACAGTGCTGATTTCCTAA
- a CDS encoding helix-turn-helix domain-containing protein produces MVRLGHYLRELRENLGLMQKTVANKLGISNKVLSNYEKDVRIPDLQTFASICKFYNVSADTLLNLDINSKNNIEILSEEDKKVLTYYKRLADENKEFIIGQMIGLYKEQRNNTTYQKPNPIDSLINSSNIEIREELENYKNQLINEDKHNTQQSVNKKKA; encoded by the coding sequence ATGGTGAGATTAGGACATTATCTGCGTGAATTAAGAGAAAATTTAGGTTTAATGCAAAAGACTGTAGCTAATAAACTGGGTATAAGTAATAAGGTTTTATCTAATTATGAAAAGGATGTGCGCATTCCTGATTTGCAAACCTTTGCAAGTATATGTAAATTTTATAATGTATCTGCTGATACTCTTTTAAATTTAGACATAAATAGTAAAAATAATATAGAGATTTTATCAGAAGAAGATAAAAAAGTATTAACTTATTATAAAAGGTTAGCAGATGAAAATAAAGAGTTTATTATTGGACAAATGATAGGATTATATAAGGAACAACGAAATAATACTACTTATCAGAAACCTAATCCCATAGATTCACTTATTAATTCCTCAAATATAGAAATTCGTGAGGAGCTTGAAAATTATAAAAATCAATTAATTAATGAAGATAAGCATAATACGCAACAGTCAGTTAATAAAAAAAAAGCGTGA